Proteins found in one Phocoena sinus isolate mPhoSin1 chromosome 19, mPhoSin1.pri, whole genome shotgun sequence genomic segment:
- the ALDH16A1 gene encoding aldehyde dehydrogenase family 16 member A1: MAATRTGSRACEIFTTLEYGPVPESHACALAWLDTQDRHLGHYVNGRWLKPEHRSSVPCQDPITGENLASCLQAQTEDVAGAVEAARTSLENWSTQPGAFRAQHLTRLAKMIQKHQRLLWTLESLVTGRAIREVRDRDVPLAQQLLQHHAVQAHTQEEALAGWEPLGVIGLILPPTFCFLEMMWRICPALAVGCTVVVLVPPASPTPLLVAQLAGELGQFPGILNVISGPASLGPVLASQPGVQKVAFCGAIEDGRALRRALAGQGPELGLALGAESLLLLMETADVDSAVEGVVDAAWSDRSPGGLRLLIQESVWDETMRRLQARMGRLRGGRGLDGAVDMGARGAAAHDLAQRYVHEAQSQGAQVFQAGSMPPDSPFFPPSLISDLPPASPCTQAEVPWPLVVASPFRTAKEALAVANWTPRGGSASVWSERLGQALELAYGLQMGTVWINAHGLRDPAVPTGGCKESGSSWHGGPDGLYEYLRPSGTPTCLPYLSENLNYDTFGLAVPSTLPAGPETGLSPAPPYGLFVGGRFQAPGARSSRPIRDSQGNLHGYVAEGGAKDIRGAVEAAHQAAPGWVGQLPGARAALLWALAAALQRRESTLVSRLERHGVELKVAKAEVELSVRRLRAWGARVQTQGCTLQVAGLKGPVLQLQEPLGVLAIVCPEEWPLLAFVSLLAPALAHGNTVVLVPSGACPIPALEVCQDMATLLPGGLVNVVTGDRDHLTRCLALHQDIQALWYFGSAQGSQFVEWASAGNLKPVWVNRGCPRAWDQDAEGAGPELGLRAARTKALWLPMGD, encoded by the exons ATGGCTGCGACGCGCACAGGATCCCGCGCCTGCGAGATCTTCACCACGCTGGAATACGGACCGGTGCCGGAGAGCCACGCATGCGCATTG gcctggctggACACCCAGGACCGGCACTTGGGTCACTATGTTAACGGACGGTGGTTAAAGCCTGAACACAGGAGTTCAGTGCCTTGCCAGGATCCCATCACAG GAGAGAACTTGGCCAGTTGCCTCCAGGCACAGACGGAGGATGTGGCAGGAGCCGTGGAGGCTGCCAGGACTTCGTTGGAGAACTGGAGCACACAACCTGGAGCCTTTCGGGCCCAGCATCTGACCAG GCTGGCCAAGATGATCCAGAAGCACCAGCGGCTGCTGTGGACCCTGGAGTCCCTGGTTACTGGACGGGCCATTCGAGAAGTTCGAGACAGGGATGTCCCTCTGGCCCAGCAGCTGCTCCAGCACCATGCAGTCCAGGCACACACCCAGGAGGAGGCGCTGGCAGGCTGGGAACCCCTGG GAGTGATTGGTCTCATCTTGCCACCCACATTCTGCTTCCTTGAGATGATGTGGAGAATTTGCCCTGCCCTGGCTGTGG GCTGCACTGTGGTGGTCCTCGTGCCCCCAGCCTCTCCGACGCCCCTCCTTGTGGCCCAGCTGGCAGGGGAGCTAGGCCAGTTCCCAGGAATCCTCAACGTGATCAGTGGCCCTGCCTCCCTGGGGCCTGTCCTGGCCTCACAGCCTGGAGTCCAGAAGGTGGCCTTCTGTGGAGCCATCGAG GATGGTCGTGCCCTACGGCGGGCCCTGGCGGGCCAGGGTCCCGAGCTGGGCCTGGCACTGGGGGCTGAGTCGCTGCTGCTACTGATGGAGACGGCGGATGTGGACTCGGCCGTGGAGGGCGTCGTGGATGCAGCCTGGTCTGACCGCAGCCCG GGGGGACTCAGACTTCTCATCCAGGAGTCTGTGTGGGATGAGACAATGAGGCGGCTCCAGGCGCGGATGGGGCGGCTTCGCGGTGGCCGAGGGCTAGACGGAGCCGTGGACATGGGGGCCCGGGGAGCTGCTGCACATGACCTGGCCCAGCGCTATGTGCACGAGGCCCAGAGCCAGGGTGCACAG GTCTTCCAGGCTGGCAGTATGCCTCCAGACAGCCCATTCTTTCCCCCATCCTTGATCTCTGACCTCCCTCCGGCCTCTCCATGTACTCAGGCAGAG GTTCCGTGGCCTCTGGTCGTGGCCTCCCCTTTCCGTACTGCTAAGGAGGCGCTGGCCGTGGCCAACTGGACGCCCCGAGGAGGCAGTGCCAGCGTATGGAGCGAGAGACTGGGGCAGGCCCTGGAGCTGGCCTACGG gctCCAGATGGGCACGGTCTGGATCAATGCCCACGGCCTCAGAGACCCTGCAGTGCCAACAGGTGGCTGCAAGGAGAGTGGGTCTTCCTGGCATGGGGGGCCAGAT GGTCTGTATGAGTATCTGCGGCCCTCAGGGACCCCTACCTGCCTGCCCTACCTGTCGGAGAATCTGAACTATGACACCTTTGGccttgctgttccctccaccctACCAGCTGGGCCTGAAACAGGGCTTAG CCCAGCACCCCCCTATGGGCTCTTTGTGGGAGGCCGTTTCCAGGCTCCTGGGGCCCGTAGCTCCAGGCCCATCCGGGATTCGCAGGGCAATCTCCATGGCTACGTGGCTGAGGGTGGAGCCAAGGATATCCGAGGTGCCGTGGAGGCTGCTCACCAGGCTGCCCCTGG CTGGGTGGGCCAGTTGCCAGGGGCCCGAGCAGCCCTACTGTGGGCCCTGGCGGCCGCACTGCAACGCCGAGAGTCCACCCTGGTCTCAAGGCTGGAGAGGCATGGAGTGGAGCTCAAGGTCGCCAAGGCGGAGGTGGAGCTGAGCGTGAGGCGGCTTCGGGCATGGGGGGCCCGCGTCCAGACCCAAGGCTGCACCCTGCAG GTAGCAGGGCTGAAAGGCCCCGTGCTTCAGCTGCAGGAACCTCTGGGTGTGCTGGCTATTGTGTGCCcggaagagtggcccctgcttgccttCGTGTCTCTGCTGGCCCCTGCTCTGGCCCACGGCAACACCGTGGTCTTGGTGCCCAGCGGGGCCTGTCCCATCCCTGCCTTGGAGGTCTGCCAG GATATGGCCACCTTGTTGCCAGGGGGCCTGGTGAATGTGGTGACAGGAGACCGGGACCACCTGACCCGCTGCCTGGCCTTGCACCAGGACATCCAGGCCCTGTGGTATTTCGGATCTGCCCAG GGCTCCCAGTTTGTGGAATGGGCCTCAGCAGGAAACCTCAAGCCAGTGTGGGTGAACAGAGGCTGCCCGCGGGCCTGGGATCAGGACGCCGAGGGGGCAGGCCCAGAGCTGGGGCTTCGGGCAGCACGGACCAAGGCCCTGTGGCTGCCCATGGGGGACTGA